A stretch of the Armatimonadia bacterium genome encodes the following:
- a CDS encoding GxGYxYP domain-containing protein — protein MSRCRLAVLSVLAGLLCVSASCEVTGLDAATLGEIAAPAELPSGKYTLIRLWEAEGPDIKHTSGRAVSDRDASGGQAWEVLPTEDEPGAVAFGPYFETTPGDYVALFRVKVLSNETAESAAVVDACTDYAQNMLASRELSAGDFLPNRYTRCALGFRYQRGKLECRVNWDGFYGLRIDSVALYRLEGGSVLPPGRVKEAKPSGEPRDIDVVSEPRPFPDLFPRSNPPAKDLLVCDLRKQPADLRLLIVTLQGLVNRQTPRLYCLSQSTDPQWLQHLQDRKWIESATPVANPEDLLTRFRDVFRGLIVYDPRLPASKNVATMLASVRDGLVASPRLAKRLGLPVIEDLQGRWTTSVDAYRWAFENLWPQLNHHVIACSWPEHLGLRDYLVQNRIFIFWISGALDGARKYASPDAEVRLMEELLAKMPVNIPVMSYPWAGKDVGIGEGPGVSLFAEFGKYLVGSIECSNLSVHCGVRVASLKQKPAPPAPDLQPNKVYVSYIMSDGDNLPVLTGHNFPQLWQDPLRGRFPIGWTLSPAASVLIPDIVDWYYSKAGPNDPFLGAVSGVGYTYPDLYGKRYRDRQAVYDGFLDQTAEYMQRADLKSCWIMNAIRPEIISRYAERIPFLEALFPDYGRRVLTPRDMVYPTARNVPVFHAIGGWRQDATREERLSEVVAEVRRFTPTQRPAFMHLFILNWFADLPLLEQIVTELGPDYVFVRPDHLATLYTRYLADQKLLVRFPEVALALQGQPLVLEGSVRNVSPTPVDCALQVAGLGSPRVTPETVTLAPSEETRLRVSGTPEASQVTLSVIAKERRTTHTVQIRQVDAGELADELPKLGGLIPGPFLEARQLAHVTGSDKQVEGATGLARLAEKGADEPGHMLYGPYATLEKGRYLVLFRLKRTGEGTGTLVELDTCVGGGTPQTGLRRVDCSEAPLGTWRCFALVMDHPGGAYETRSLWPGNASVAIDWVGLWSIRPTDEN, from the coding sequence ATGTCCCGCTGCCGTCTTGCTGTGCTGTCGGTGCTTGCAGGCCTGCTGTGTGTCTCCGCTTCCTGCGAGGTGACCGGGCTCGACGCCGCCACTCTGGGCGAGATCGCTGCTCCCGCCGAGCTGCCTTCCGGCAAGTACACGCTTATCCGCCTCTGGGAGGCAGAAGGCCCCGATATCAAGCACACTTCGGGTCGGGCTGTGAGCGATCGCGACGCCTCCGGTGGTCAGGCGTGGGAGGTGCTGCCCACCGAGGACGAGCCAGGCGCCGTGGCCTTCGGCCCTTACTTCGAGACGACCCCCGGTGACTACGTTGCCCTCTTCCGCGTCAAGGTCCTGAGCAACGAGACAGCCGAATCGGCGGCGGTCGTCGATGCCTGCACCGACTACGCCCAGAACATGCTGGCCTCCCGCGAGCTGTCTGCGGGTGACTTCCTCCCGAACCGCTACACTCGATGTGCTCTTGGGTTCCGCTACCAGCGGGGCAAGCTGGAGTGCCGGGTGAACTGGGACGGCTTCTATGGCCTGCGCATCGACTCCGTGGCCCTCTACCGCCTGGAGGGTGGGAGCGTTCTGCCGCCTGGACGCGTGAAGGAGGCCAAACCGAGCGGCGAGCCCAGGGATATCGACGTTGTCTCCGAGCCTCGGCCCTTCCCGGACCTCTTCCCGCGCTCGAACCCACCGGCGAAGGACCTTCTCGTCTGTGACCTGCGCAAGCAGCCCGCCGATCTGCGTCTGCTCATCGTCACGCTGCAGGGCTTGGTCAACCGCCAGACGCCGCGTCTGTACTGCCTGTCCCAGAGCACGGACCCGCAGTGGCTGCAGCACCTACAGGACCGCAAGTGGATCGAGTCGGCCACACCCGTCGCCAATCCGGAGGACCTTCTGACCCGCTTCCGCGACGTCTTCCGGGGCCTCATCGTCTACGACCCGCGCCTCCCGGCCTCAAAGAACGTAGCCACCATGCTCGCCTCGGTGCGGGACGGACTCGTGGCATCACCGCGACTCGCGAAGCGCCTGGGTCTTCCGGTGATCGAGGACCTGCAGGGCCGCTGGACTACCAGCGTCGACGCCTACCGTTGGGCTTTCGAGAACCTGTGGCCGCAGCTCAACCACCACGTCATCGCCTGCTCGTGGCCCGAGCATCTTGGCCTGCGTGATTACCTCGTTCAGAACCGCATCTTCATCTTCTGGATCTCCGGCGCCCTGGACGGAGCTCGCAAGTACGCCTCCCCGGATGCCGAGGTCCGCCTCATGGAAGAGCTGCTCGCCAAGATGCCCGTGAACATTCCCGTGATGAGCTACCCCTGGGCGGGTAAGGACGTCGGCATCGGTGAGGGCCCCGGCGTCAGTCTCTTCGCCGAGTTCGGCAAGTACCTGGTGGGCAGCATCGAGTGCTCCAACCTCTCTGTCCACTGCGGAGTGCGCGTCGCGAGCCTCAAGCAGAAACCCGCGCCGCCGGCACCTGACCTGCAGCCCAACAAGGTCTACGTCTCCTACATCATGTCGGACGGCGACAACCTCCCGGTGCTTACCGGCCACAACTTCCCGCAGCTATGGCAGGACCCGCTCCGAGGGCGCTTCCCGATTGGCTGGACGCTCTCACCGGCGGCCAGCGTGCTCATCCCCGACATCGTGGACTGGTACTACTCCAAGGCCGGGCCGAACGACCCCTTCCTGGGTGCAGTCTCCGGAGTGGGGTACACCTATCCCGACCTCTACGGGAAGCGATACCGCGATCGCCAGGCGGTCTATGACGGGTTCCTCGACCAGACCGCGGAGTACATGCAGCGCGCCGACCTCAAGTCTTGCTGGATCATGAACGCCATTCGGCCCGAGATCATCAGCCGCTACGCCGAGCGCATTCCCTTCCTGGAAGCGCTCTTCCCGGACTATGGCCGGCGCGTGCTCACACCTCGGGACATGGTGTACCCGACGGCCCGCAACGTTCCCGTCTTCCATGCCATCGGCGGCTGGCGCCAGGACGCCACTCGTGAGGAACGACTCAGCGAAGTCGTGGCCGAAGTCCGGCGCTTCACACCGACCCAGCGCCCGGCCTTCATGCACCTGTTCATCCTCAACTGGTTCGCCGACCTGCCCTTGCTCGAGCAGATCGTCACCGAACTGGGCCCCGACTACGTGTTCGTGCGGCCCGACCATCTCGCGACGCTCTACACGAGGTATCTGGCCGACCAGAAGCTCCTGGTGCGCTTCCCCGAAGTAGCTCTTGCGCTGCAGGGCCAGCCGCTGGTGCTTGAGGGTTCCGTGCGGAACGTCTCGCCGACACCTGTGGACTGCGCCCTTCAGGTCGCCGGTTTGGGGAGCCCACGCGTCACACCCGAGACAGTCACTCTCGCACCCTCGGAGGAGACGCGGCTTCGCGTGTCAGGGACGCCCGAGGCGTCGCAGGTCACCCTCAGCGTCATCGCAAAGGAGCGGAGGACCACGCACACCGTCCAGATTCGCCAGGTGGACGCGGGCGAACTCGCCGACGAGCTGCCAAAGCTGGGCGGCCTCATACCCGGTCCTTTCCTGGAGGCCCGGCAACTGGCACACGTGACGGGGAGCGACAAGCAGGTGGAAGGCGCAACCGGACTCGCACGCCTCGCAGAGAAGGGCGCGGACGAACCGGGCCACATGCTCTATGGGCCCTATGCGACCCTGGAGAAGGGGAGGTACCTGGTCCTGTTCCGCCTCAAGCGCACTGGCGAGGGCACCGGGACGCTGGTCGAACTGGACACCTGCGTCGGCGGCGGGACGCCCCAGACCGGCCTTCGCCGTGTGGACTGCTCCGAGGCCCCACTGGGTACCTGGCGGTGCTTTGCCCTGGTGATGGATCACCCGGGCGGCGCCTACGAGACGCGCTCGCTCTGGCCGGGCAACGCCTCGGTGGCGATAGACTGGGTCGGCCTGTGGTCCATCCGCCCGACTGACGAGAACTGA